A DNA window from Pseudarthrobacter sp. W1I19 contains the following coding sequences:
- a CDS encoding helix-turn-helix domain-containing protein, translated as MRKHLGPDSACSVARSLDLLGDKWMLLIVREALVSGTTRFSDFKEALGIAPNILANRLDTLVEEGLMERHSYRERGARERSEYALTEAGKALNVVIAGLATWGRAKRPREGGNSPAFTVGATGEIAELAFVTADGRRVSPECLVSTRVPDVPE; from the coding sequence ATGCGCAAGCACCTCGGTCCTGATTCCGCATGCTCGGTCGCGCGCAGCCTTGACCTGCTGGGTGATAAGTGGATGTTGCTGATCGTGCGCGAGGCCTTGGTGTCGGGAACAACCCGTTTTTCTGACTTCAAGGAAGCGCTTGGAATTGCACCGAATATCCTCGCAAATCGCCTTGACACGTTGGTTGAGGAAGGCCTTATGGAGCGCCACTCCTACAGAGAACGTGGTGCTCGCGAGAGGAGCGAGTATGCGCTCACTGAAGCAGGGAAAGCACTAAATGTGGTAATTGCAGGACTCGCCACGTGGGGGCGCGCGAAACGGCCCCGGGAGGGGGGCAACTCCCCCGCGTTCACCGTTGGCGCAACAGGTGAAATTGCGGAATTGGCTTTTGTTACTGCCGATGGACGACGGGTATCCCCTGAGTGTCTCGTTTCCACTCGCGTTCCTGACGTTCCTGAGTAG
- a CDS encoding MFS transporter: MTEKTGQRRDLIPLLVIATAQLMLVLDDSIVNIALPSIQQELGIDAVHLPWIVNAYILAFGALLLLGGRIGDLYGRRRALQAGLVIFVLASLVGGLGLNSGALIGARAVQGLGAALVAPNALALIATTFAERKTRDAALGLYGAMSGLGIVIGLLLGGVLTGTLGWRWVFFINIPIGILVLLGSRTLVEAERHPGSLDVRGAVLGTSGMVALVYAITRFGEDGFTDPIGLGLLGAALVLLAAFIATQARSSTPLVPLSLFRDRGRAGAYASMLLLAVGPMGTFYVITLYLQQVQHYSPLQTGAGWLPFAAGIIVGAGAAPKLLNKVAPRVIAAGGAVLSAAAAFWFSFIQVDTSYWLHLAPAMFFLALGFGLGVIALTQAAVYNTASHEAGIASALLNSAQQIGVALGLAVLAGIAATVTGTPEPGATAAPQLVIGYGSALTVAGMLAAAGILAATTLPSKATAQADHKSAVAAIHEPSH, encoded by the coding sequence GTGACAGAGAAAACAGGACAGCGGCGGGATTTGATACCGCTGCTGGTGATAGCCACCGCGCAGCTGATGCTGGTACTGGACGACTCGATCGTGAATATCGCGTTGCCGAGCATCCAGCAGGAACTCGGGATCGACGCCGTGCATTTGCCCTGGATCGTGAACGCCTACATCCTTGCGTTCGGTGCCCTGCTGCTCCTGGGCGGGCGGATCGGCGACCTCTACGGGCGCCGGCGTGCCCTGCAGGCGGGCCTGGTGATCTTCGTGCTTGCGTCACTGGTCGGCGGTCTCGGCCTGAACAGCGGGGCGCTCATAGGCGCCCGGGCCGTCCAGGGGCTGGGGGCGGCGCTGGTCGCACCGAATGCCCTGGCCTTGATCGCCACAACCTTCGCCGAGCGCAAGACGCGGGACGCCGCCCTCGGGCTGTACGGCGCGATGTCGGGACTCGGGATCGTGATCGGTCTGCTCCTCGGTGGCGTGTTGACTGGCACCCTGGGCTGGCGGTGGGTCTTCTTCATCAACATTCCCATCGGGATCCTGGTGCTGCTCGGCAGCCGCACGCTTGTTGAAGCCGAGCGTCACCCGGGCAGCCTTGACGTCAGGGGCGCAGTGCTGGGAACCAGCGGCATGGTTGCCCTGGTGTATGCCATCACCCGCTTTGGTGAAGATGGTTTCACCGACCCGATCGGGCTCGGGCTCCTCGGCGCCGCACTGGTGCTGCTCGCAGCGTTCATCGCTACGCAAGCACGCAGCAGCACACCGCTGGTCCCACTGAGCTTGTTCCGGGACCGCGGCCGCGCCGGCGCCTACGCGTCCATGCTGTTGCTGGCCGTCGGCCCGATGGGCACCTTCTATGTGATCACCCTTTACCTCCAGCAGGTACAGCACTACAGCCCCCTGCAAACCGGCGCGGGCTGGCTCCCTTTCGCCGCCGGGATAATCGTCGGAGCCGGCGCCGCCCCCAAACTGCTCAACAAGGTGGCTCCGCGCGTCATCGCAGCAGGGGGCGCTGTGCTCAGCGCCGCTGCAGCCTTCTGGTTCTCCTTCATCCAGGTAGACACGAGCTACTGGCTGCACCTTGCCCCGGCCATGTTCTTCCTCGCCCTCGGGTTCGGCCTCGGCGTCATTGCCCTGACCCAGGCCGCGGTCTACAACACGGCATCCCACGAGGCCGGCATTGCTTCCGCACTGCTCAACTCCGCCCAGCAAATCGGGGTGGCCCTGGGACTGGCGGTTCTGGCTGGCATCGCCGCAACCGTCACCGGGACGCCCGAACCCGGCGCAACAGCGGCCCCTCAACTGGTCATCGGGTACGGCAGCGCACTCACCGTCGCCGGCATGCTCGCAGCAGCAGGAATACTGGCCGCCACCACCCTGCCCTCCAAAGCAACGGCACAAGCCGATCACAAGTCCGCTGTGGCTGCAATCCACGAGCCGAGCCACTAG
- a CDS encoding heavy-metal-associated domain-containing protein, protein MLRQGMETGVFESEKRTELPLARSAGGCGCCSSEPSSSRVAADGVEFTVEGLTCGHCVQTVEKAVSALEDMESASVELVPGGRSRLVVSGRANSVAVREAVTSAGYSVISN, encoded by the coding sequence ATGCTTCGTCAAGGAATGGAAACTGGCGTGTTTGAATCTGAAAAGCGCACTGAACTGCCTCTCGCCCGGTCGGCTGGGGGGTGCGGCTGCTGCTCATCCGAACCCTCCTCCTCGCGCGTTGCCGCCGACGGCGTTGAGTTCACTGTTGAAGGTCTAACCTGCGGGCACTGTGTCCAGACTGTTGAGAAGGCTGTCTCGGCACTTGAGGACATGGAATCTGCCTCTGTTGAGCTCGTTCCCGGCGGCCGTTCCCGTCTGGTTGTCAGCGGTCGAGCCAACAGTGTCGCTGTCCGTGAGGCCGTTACTTCTGCCGGTTACTCCGTTATCAGCAACTGA